Proteins from one Myxococcales bacterium genomic window:
- a CDS encoding rhomboid family intramembrane serine protease yields the protein MSRDDPSAMPALPRPGRALWGILITLFAVWLAFAVGVNWGGAGENAFFLFAGNSEKILHGEIWRLFTAPLLHLPSVSGILFVLFGFYFLTPTLEQTWGGARLIRFLLLSSFVAYGLQLLIGLALPASMKEKLIGEYWFSALPAVEAVSIAWALTFRGQTVRLFFVLPVTSRGLILFVVGVSVLYVITLERPMCGLIAPFGGMLSGWLFGGGTPSPARKAWLKLRLGKLEREERKQSDERKRRVARSGLRVIEGGGDDDDRRGPDGRMLN from the coding sequence ATGAGTCGTGACGACCCGAGCGCGATGCCCGCCTTGCCGCGGCCGGGACGAGCCCTGTGGGGCATCCTCATCACTCTGTTCGCGGTGTGGTTGGCGTTCGCCGTCGGGGTGAACTGGGGCGGCGCCGGAGAGAACGCCTTCTTCCTGTTCGCGGGCAACAGCGAGAAGATCTTGCACGGCGAGATCTGGCGGCTGTTCACCGCGCCACTGCTCCACCTGCCCAGTGTGAGCGGGATCTTGTTCGTGCTGTTCGGGTTCTATTTCCTCACGCCGACCCTCGAACAAACCTGGGGCGGCGCGCGCCTGATCCGGTTCTTGTTGCTGTCGTCGTTCGTGGCCTACGGCCTGCAGCTCCTGATCGGTCTGGCCCTGCCCGCATCGATGAAGGAAAAACTCATCGGTGAGTACTGGTTCTCCGCCCTGCCCGCGGTCGAGGCCGTGAGCATCGCCTGGGCGCTGACGTTTCGTGGCCAGACGGTGCGGCTGTTCTTCGTGCTGCCGGTCACCTCCCGCGGCTTGATCCTGTTCGTGGTCGGCGTGAGTGTGCTCTACGTCATCACCCTCGAGCGACCCATGTGCGGACTCATCGCGCCCTTCGGCGGCATGTTGTCCGGTTGGCTCTTCGGAGGAGGCACGCCCTCACCGGCGCGGAAGGCCTGGCTCAAGCTGCGCTTGGGCAAGCTGGAGCGCGAAGAGCGCAAACAATCCGACGAGCGCAAACGTCGCGTCGCGCGCTCGGGTCTGCGGGTCATCGAGGGCGGCGGGGACGACGACGATCGGCGTGGACCCGACGGGAGAATGCTGAACTAG
- a CDS encoding NTP transferase domain-containing protein — translation MAPRAMVLCAGLGTRLRPLTLELPKPLVPVGDRPLLAHIASRLSAAGFAELVINTHHLPESFSRLEQDLGLKAQVVHEPRIMGTAGGVYGARALFGRPPIVLWNGDIWVEPDLPGLCARAESGGLVLGVVPRPRGQGTVGLTAAGDVARLRGEVFGEEISGADYVGWPLSALAASTACPERAV, via the coding sequence ATGGCGCCCCGTGCGATGGTGCTCTGTGCCGGTCTCGGCACTCGGCTCAGGCCGCTGACCCTCGAGCTGCCCAAGCCCTTGGTGCCGGTGGGCGACCGCCCGCTGCTCGCTCACATCGCGTCGCGGCTGAGCGCCGCAGGATTCGCTGAGCTGGTCATCAACACCCACCATCTGCCGGAGAGTTTCTCCAGGCTCGAGCAGGACTTGGGACTCAAAGCTCAGGTCGTGCACGAGCCGCGGATCATGGGCACGGCCGGGGGGGTGTACGGCGCGCGGGCCCTGTTCGGGCGCCCGCCGATCGTGCTCTGGAACGGCGACATCTGGGTGGAGCCGGACCTGCCAGGCCTGTGTGCGAGAGCCGAGTCCGGAGGACTCGTGCTCGGGGTGGTGCCGCGGCCGCGGGGTCAGGGGACCGTCGGGCTGACAGCAGCGGGTGATGTCGCGCGACTCCGCGGCGAGGTGTTCGGCGAGGAGATCTCGGGGGCCGACTACGTGGGGTGGCCGCTCTCGGCGCTCGCTGCCTCGACAGCCTGCCCCGAGAGGGCTGTTTGA
- a CDS encoding anthranilate synthase component I family protein, translating to MLVAVVVPILPDPLAIARRLAQRPGLSLLLGPPGERSYVAVEPVATSSSFDPEPALPVRPSALDLSRAPRWFGLLPYEACRNLERRSPRELRPPPHLSAPRWQRHSEVIEVGDRVRVIGEDRARVERLARELTGAAPELPATQLAELGPAEPDSVHCDRVRAALQHIARGDVYVVNIARRFRFATQGHVVALLERLGQRARAPFAAAFAWDGLGVVSQSPELFLQTHPDGRVETWPIKGTRPRGSDARADRALAEALAQDPKELAELAMVVDVERNDLGRIARIGSVRVIDAGTVVTHRSVHHRVARLSAWLRPGTTRGELLAAMLPSGSVTGAPKIRAMEVIAELEADRRGLYTGALGALRHDGTLTLSMAIRTLSVVNGEGHYFAGGGIVADSNEAREAEETRWKAAGLLGD from the coding sequence GTGCTGGTCGCCGTGGTCGTCCCCATCTTGCCGGACCCGCTGGCCATTGCCCGGCGGCTCGCACAAAGACCGGGCCTGTCGCTCTTGCTCGGTCCGCCGGGGGAACGCTCGTACGTCGCCGTGGAGCCGGTCGCGACCTCGAGCTCGTTCGATCCGGAGCCGGCCCTCCCGGTCCGGCCGAGCGCGCTAGATCTGTCGCGGGCCCCTCGCTGGTTCGGTCTCTTGCCCTACGAAGCCTGCCGCAACCTCGAGCGTCGTAGTCCGCGCGAGCTTCGGCCCCCGCCCCACCTGAGCGCGCCGCGCTGGCAGCGTCATTCGGAGGTGATCGAGGTGGGGGATCGCGTGCGCGTGATCGGTGAGGATCGCGCGCGGGTCGAGCGACTCGCCCGGGAGCTGACCGGCGCCGCACCCGAGCTGCCGGCGACGCAGCTGGCCGAGCTCGGTCCCGCGGAGCCCGACTCGGTGCACTGTGATCGAGTCCGCGCCGCGCTCCAGCACATCGCGAGAGGTGACGTGTATGTCGTCAACATCGCGCGCAGATTCCGCTTCGCGACGCAGGGGCACGTGGTCGCGTTGCTGGAGCGACTGGGACAGCGAGCGCGTGCGCCCTTCGCCGCCGCTTTCGCCTGGGATGGCCTCGGCGTGGTCAGCCAATCGCCCGAGCTCTTCCTCCAGACCCACCCGGACGGCCGGGTCGAGACCTGGCCCATCAAGGGCACGCGGCCGCGTGGTTCGGACGCGCGGGCGGACCGTGCGCTGGCCGAGGCGCTTGCCCAGGATCCAAAGGAGCTCGCGGAGCTCGCGATGGTGGTCGACGTCGAACGCAACGACCTCGGGCGCATCGCGCGCATCGGCAGTGTCCGGGTGATCGACGCGGGCACCGTCGTCACTCATCGAAGTGTCCACCATCGGGTCGCGCGCCTGAGCGCATGGCTCCGCCCCGGCACGACGCGCGGGGAGCTGCTCGCAGCCATGTTGCCGAGCGGCTCCGTCACGGGCGCCCCGAAGATCCGTGCCATGGAGGTGATCGCCGAGCTCGAGGCCGACCGTCGCGGTCTCTACACGGGCGCGCTCGGCGCGCTGAGGCACGACGGCACGCTGACGCTGTCGATGGCGATCCGTACCCTCAGCGTCGTGAACGGCGAGGGGCACTACTTCGCCGGCGGCGGCATCGTCGCCGATAGCAATGAGGCCCGTGAAGCCGAAGAAACCCGCTGGAAAGCCGCCGGCCTGCTCGGCGACTGA
- a CDS encoding SPOR domain-containing protein: MTMESVNVRNLEQIQEEDPKRRSSRLAVMLLSSIGGAAIVMAGVMAAKRTGPPATSGDDPLSSLVAQAKSSASVPADKLDGTQVTFPDILSDQGNATTALAAVKDERGNLLRQSEELVLPPGAPTAPPPASDRLPVVPLPAGSLLSRTNVTAQPKDQLTQFAASASNVDNSATAAPPGAEGGYQIQVASFRIAGEADAFALDLQKRGHRAYRQAAYVADRGLWHRVRIGPFKTKFEAIKYREKFEKTERVSPFVVDPAKVKLAEDIRAQKMAIRAKKKGSGRVVTGGGD, encoded by the coding sequence ATGACCATGGAGTCGGTGAACGTGCGGAACCTCGAGCAGATCCAGGAGGAAGATCCGAAACGACGCTCGTCGCGCCTCGCAGTGATGTTGCTGTCTTCGATCGGCGGCGCAGCCATCGTGATGGCGGGCGTGATGGCGGCGAAGCGCACCGGGCCGCCGGCCACGTCGGGCGACGACCCGCTCTCGTCGCTGGTGGCGCAGGCCAAGTCGTCGGCCAGTGTGCCCGCCGACAAGCTCGACGGAACTCAGGTGACCTTCCCGGACATCCTCAGTGATCAGGGCAACGCCACGACGGCCCTGGCTGCGGTCAAGGACGAGCGCGGAAACCTGCTCCGGCAATCGGAGGAGCTCGTCCTGCCGCCCGGGGCGCCCACTGCGCCGCCGCCGGCCTCGGACCGGCTGCCCGTCGTGCCGCTGCCGGCAGGCTCACTGCTCTCGCGGACCAACGTCACCGCGCAGCCCAAAGATCAGCTGACCCAGTTCGCGGCTAGCGCGAGCAACGTCGACAACTCGGCGACCGCAGCTCCGCCCGGCGCCGAGGGCGGGTACCAGATCCAGGTGGCGAGCTTCCGCATCGCTGGCGAGGCCGATGCCTTCGCGTTGGATCTGCAGAAGCGGGGTCACCGGGCCTACCGGCAGGCGGCGTACGTCGCCGACCGTGGGCTGTGGCACCGGGTGCGCATCGGCCCCTTCAAGACCAAGTTCGAAGCCATCAAGTATCGCGAGAAATTCGAGAAGACCGAGCGGGTCTCGCCGTTCGTGGTCGACCCCGCGAAGGTCAAGCTCGCGGAGGACATTCGCGCGCAGAAGATGGCCATTCGCGCCAAGAAGAAGGGCTCGGGGCGCGTCGTCACCGGCGGTGGCGACTGA
- the nikR gene encoding nickel-responsive transcriptional regulator NikR codes for MSKLVRFGVAMEQELLEEFDAVVAEKGYANRSEALRDLVRRELDQAAWRSGKPAVATITLIYDHHVRELTERLTEIQHDYGEHIVSALHVHLDHDHCLEVIAARGPARALKELSDRLTNTKGVTSGSVVAAALPRTRAKHRHHA; via the coding sequence ATGTCAAAGCTCGTGCGTTTCGGGGTCGCGATGGAGCAAGAGCTGCTCGAGGAGTTCGACGCTGTCGTTGCGGAGAAGGGTTACGCCAACCGCTCCGAGGCGCTGCGCGATCTGGTGCGTCGTGAGCTCGACCAGGCGGCCTGGCGCTCCGGCAAACCGGCGGTAGCGACCATCACGCTGATCTACGATCACCACGTTCGCGAGCTCACCGAGCGGCTCACCGAGATCCAGCACGACTACGGCGAGCACATCGTGTCGGCGCTGCACGTGCACCTCGACCACGACCACTGCCTGGAGGTGATCGCGGCGCGCGGCCCGGCACGCGCGCTGAAGGAGCTGTCGGATCGCCTGACCAACACCAAGGGTGTGACCAGCGGGAGTGTGGTGGCCGCCGCGCTGCCGCGCACGCGTGCCAAACATCGACACCACGCCTGA
- a CDS encoding SPFH domain-containing protein, translating into MGIMDFVKGGVREMMIARPDDKKELVVYKHPDQNIPFWSQLTVDSDEVCLFFKDGQYVGGLGPGRHTLQTQNIPFLNNIINKFTGGDVFIAEVFFVTSKALFNQGFGGPIGSMRDPELDIRVNPRAFGTYSYKVADPVKFVLEFIGQTGTADPDRAMQWVRDQLMMGLKTTLTRLIKAGDMTMMDLGTAGPDVARAIVQDCPDLVKIGVQVLEIAKLNINLSEEDQARIDEFQDQIVQAKIDARKAKIGVSQAEAQAQQRQYELDQDFANRARYVNQLDMGRYQQYAGAEAMMGLGQGMAQGGEGAGGAGAMAGMQAGMGLGAGMMYAQRMPQPGYPPQQGYPPQQGYPPQQGYPPQQGYPPQQGYPPQGAPPGYGPPPGYPPQGAPPPGYGPPPAGYGPPPVAGAPPVAGAPPAAAAGPTCVKCGAANAANAKFCAECGTNIAGG; encoded by the coding sequence ATGGGAATCATGGACTTCGTCAAAGGCGGCGTGCGCGAGATGATGATCGCTCGCCCCGACGATAAAAAAGAGCTGGTTGTCTACAAACACCCGGATCAGAACATCCCGTTCTGGAGCCAGCTCACCGTCGACTCCGACGAAGTGTGTCTGTTCTTCAAGGACGGTCAGTACGTGGGTGGGCTCGGACCTGGGCGCCACACCCTGCAGACCCAGAACATTCCGTTCCTGAACAACATCATCAACAAGTTCACCGGCGGCGACGTCTTCATCGCCGAGGTGTTCTTCGTCACCTCGAAGGCGCTCTTCAATCAGGGCTTCGGTGGACCCATCGGTTCGATGCGTGATCCCGAGCTCGACATCCGCGTGAACCCGCGCGCCTTCGGCACGTATTCGTACAAGGTCGCCGATCCGGTGAAGTTCGTGCTGGAGTTCATCGGTCAGACCGGCACTGCCGACCCCGATCGCGCGATGCAGTGGGTGCGTGATCAGCTGATGATGGGGCTGAAGACGACGCTCACGCGGCTGATCAAGGCCGGCGACATGACCATGATGGATCTGGGCACCGCAGGGCCCGACGTCGCGCGTGCCATCGTTCAGGACTGCCCCGATCTGGTGAAGATCGGCGTGCAAGTGCTCGAGATTGCCAAGCTGAACATCAACCTCTCCGAGGAAGATCAGGCGCGCATCGACGAGTTCCAGGACCAGATCGTTCAAGCCAAGATCGACGCTCGCAAAGCCAAGATCGGTGTGAGCCAAGCCGAAGCGCAGGCTCAGCAGCGTCAGTACGAGCTCGATCAAGATTTCGCGAACCGCGCGCGCTACGTGAACCAGCTCGACATGGGTCGCTACCAGCAATACGCCGGCGCCGAAGCCATGATGGGCTTGGGTCAGGGCATGGCGCAGGGCGGCGAAGGGGCCGGCGGGGCAGGGGCCATGGCCGGCATGCAGGCCGGCATGGGGCTTGGCGCGGGCATGATGTACGCCCAGCGCATGCCGCAGCCCGGATATCCGCCCCAGCAGGGTTATCCACCCCAGCAGGGTTATCCGCCCCAGCAGGGTTATCCGCCCCAGCAGGGTTATCCGCCCCAGCAGGGTTACCCGCCCCAGGGTGCTCCTCCGGGCTATGGCCCGCCTCCGGGTTATCCTCCGCAGGGCGCGCCGCCTCCGGGCTACGGCCCGCCGCCCGCGGGTTACGGGCCACCGCCCGTTGCGGGGGCTCCACCCGTTGCGGGGGCTCCGCCCGCCGCCGCCGCTGGCCCGACCTGCGTCAAGTGCGGCGCAGCCAACGCGGCGAACGCGAAATTCTGCGCCGAGTGCGGCACCAACATCGCTGGCGGCTGA
- a CDS encoding serine/threonine protein kinase has product MPIASTVLFGSGAGGGSPPDAEPASVRGRICRSCGQQFSGSEAQFCPFDGELLEDSRWDRSNDPLIGTVVDQRYEVQAVLGEGGMGTVYRVKHKALERPLAMKALRSDLSKDADLPARFILEAKAAAAVEHPNVVQITDFGTLPTGQPYFVMELLEGDALSLLIRELVRLPQSRAVAVAIHVAEALAAAHTAGVVHRDLKPDNVNVRRVGHHDVVKVLDFGLAKIAGTSRLTRAGMVFGTPHYMSPEQAAGEPSDHRVDIYALGVMLFEMLTGRVPFEAETFTGVLAMHMYMEPPSPSAIVGVPLGGVEDVVLRCLAKKPAERYATMGDLLADLDRVSAQLSVPPEPSSRRRLEESGELSMSLERPRVRRGFPLPWVAAGVLVVVGLAVAGFLAVRPSDPGPSSAVAQVPSGTAREQEREVSSGASPAASTAPSAPANPPDSAAAAAEPAPASADTAPKRPVIGAQKASSAPPLKRTPKAGAGEIIDPWGR; this is encoded by the coding sequence GTGCCGATCGCGTCGACCGTGCTTTTCGGGAGCGGCGCGGGCGGGGGATCCCCGCCCGACGCCGAGCCGGCGTCCGTGCGCGGGCGGATCTGCCGCAGCTGCGGGCAGCAGTTCTCCGGCTCCGAAGCCCAGTTCTGCCCGTTCGATGGCGAGCTGCTGGAGGATTCACGCTGGGATCGGAGCAACGACCCGCTGATCGGCACGGTGGTCGATCAGCGCTACGAGGTGCAGGCGGTCCTCGGTGAGGGCGGTATGGGCACCGTCTATCGAGTCAAGCACAAGGCGCTCGAGCGGCCCCTCGCGATGAAGGCGCTGCGGAGTGATCTGTCCAAAGACGCTGACCTCCCCGCTCGCTTCATCCTGGAGGCCAAGGCCGCCGCGGCCGTCGAGCACCCGAACGTGGTGCAGATCACCGACTTCGGGACACTCCCCACCGGGCAGCCGTATTTCGTGATGGAGCTCTTGGAAGGGGATGCCCTCAGCCTGCTGATCCGCGAGCTCGTGCGGCTGCCGCAGTCGCGGGCCGTGGCCGTCGCCATTCATGTCGCGGAGGCGCTCGCTGCTGCCCACACCGCAGGCGTGGTGCATCGGGATCTGAAACCCGACAACGTCAACGTCCGCCGAGTCGGACATCACGATGTCGTGAAGGTGCTCGACTTCGGTCTGGCGAAGATCGCGGGGACCAGCCGCCTGACACGCGCGGGCATGGTGTTCGGCACGCCGCACTACATGAGCCCGGAGCAGGCCGCCGGTGAGCCGAGCGATCACCGGGTGGACATCTACGCGCTCGGAGTGATGCTGTTCGAGATGCTCACGGGCCGCGTGCCCTTCGAAGCAGAGACGTTCACCGGCGTGTTGGCGATGCACATGTACATGGAGCCGCCTTCACCCAGTGCCATCGTCGGCGTGCCTCTTGGCGGCGTGGAGGACGTGGTGCTGCGCTGCTTGGCAAAGAAGCCCGCGGAGCGCTACGCGACCATGGGTGATCTGCTCGCGGATCTCGACCGCGTGAGCGCACAGCTGAGTGTGCCGCCCGAACCCAGCTCGCGACGACGGCTGGAGGAATCCGGCGAGCTGTCGATGTCGCTCGAGCGGCCCCGGGTGCGGCGCGGGTTTCCGTTGCCCTGGGTGGCGGCCGGGGTGCTGGTGGTCGTTGGTTTGGCAGTCGCGGGGTTCCTCGCGGTGCGCCCCTCCGATCCCGGCCCCTCGTCTGCGGTCGCTCAGGTGCCCTCCGGTACCGCGCGGGAGCAGGAGCGAGAGGTGAGCTCGGGTGCAAGCCCCGCCGCCTCGACCGCGCCATCCGCGCCGGCCAACCCGCCGGATTCGGCGGCCGCCGCGGCCGAGCCGGCGCCGGCGAGCGCGGACACGGCGCCGAAACGTCCGGTCATCGGGGCGCAAAAGGCGTCGTCGGCGCCCCCGTTGAAGCGGACTCCGAAGGCGGGCGCAGGGGAAATCATCGATCCCTGGGGACGCTGA
- a CDS encoding response regulator — MAKRQLLLVDADPRSVRVLEVSLKKSGYSVTTASDGADALAKIEYSTPDLILTDTRLPTLDGYELVRRLKQNPDLSAIPVVFLTSQKSIEDKIRGLELGVEDYLTKPIFVRELTARVNLLLARRTQERMATSTAAGARTRLSGSLADMGVVDIIQTFEVSRKSGEARITSGRLEALIYFRDGKVVDARLGRLRGEEAVYRALIWGSGSFEVEFKPISNDDVVPTTTQGLLMEGMRRVDEWGRLLEQLPPLTTVFEIDQDQLLDRLSEIPDELNGILRLFDGRRTLTEVVDDSPFEDLSTLSTVSKLFFEGLLVAAEPGLDEGIDDVVPSAEGDSLPVSRTAGELVLGEVPGSEPKVPIAAPAPFAPSLPSTSETLPREAPSVGPRTIPGVDPPDRAAAQRESGPMRMVVPPVEVPISRSPDTRSGPPASLSSTQMGLGPEPAPKTTLPDTPEARAAVAIAASALASSGPATTMRETPEARAASPIVPAKVIPFPAKRQDEWAALPDAESDETSGESAQEDDVGKKRSAAKKKNRKLDAPAETVRATPAAQARSSATLPSAEAEASAAIAKATTAEKGAPAEAASKATGDKAASNDKAASSDKAASSDKAASNDKAASSDKAASSDKAASSDKAASSDNAASSDKAASSDKADAAAGKAGGPAKPGGKGKGAEDSWHGHLTFFAEGDAGRYEGGPAHGPQQDHAEMEVEARPRLSVTPEQEARRAKFVRYVAMITGVGLAVAVFAIYRSSQNTELEPAPTPSAVGAPPASTPARVLEPKPEPPPAPTPTAELTAEPPAPTASVEPEPQLAPPPEPPKPEAVKPEPPTPPVAPPKPVAPPKPAAPPKPVAVAPKPPLPTPPTPPTPPPTTTGKPPTASFPPN, encoded by the coding sequence TTGGCGAAGCGGCAACTCCTCCTGGTCGATGCCGACCCGCGCAGCGTGCGCGTGCTCGAAGTCAGCCTGAAGAAGTCGGGTTACAGCGTGACCACGGCTTCCGATGGTGCAGATGCGCTTGCGAAGATCGAGTACTCGACGCCCGACCTGATTCTCACCGACACCCGCCTGCCGACGCTGGATGGCTACGAGTTGGTTCGGCGGCTGAAACAGAATCCCGATCTGAGCGCGATCCCGGTGGTGTTCCTGACGAGTCAGAAATCCATCGAAGACAAGATCCGCGGATTAGAGCTCGGGGTCGAGGACTACCTGACCAAGCCCATCTTCGTCCGCGAGCTGACGGCGCGGGTGAACCTGCTCCTGGCACGTCGCACGCAGGAGCGCATGGCGACGAGCACGGCAGCCGGGGCGCGCACACGGCTCAGTGGCTCCCTGGCCGACATGGGGGTCGTCGACATCATCCAGACCTTCGAGGTCAGCCGGAAGAGCGGCGAGGCTCGCATAACGTCCGGGCGGCTCGAGGCGCTGATCTATTTCAGGGACGGCAAGGTCGTCGACGCTCGGCTCGGTCGGCTGCGCGGCGAAGAGGCGGTGTACCGCGCCTTGATCTGGGGTTCGGGGAGCTTCGAGGTCGAGTTCAAGCCCATCTCCAACGACGATGTCGTTCCCACGACGACACAGGGTCTGCTGATGGAGGGCATGCGGCGAGTGGATGAGTGGGGGCGTTTGCTCGAACAACTCCCGCCGCTCACGACCGTCTTCGAGATCGATCAGGATCAACTCCTCGACCGGCTGTCCGAGATCCCGGACGAGCTGAACGGAATTCTGCGTCTGTTCGACGGACGACGGACGCTCACCGAAGTGGTGGACGACTCGCCGTTCGAGGATCTCTCGACGCTGTCCACCGTGAGCAAGCTGTTCTTCGAAGGTTTGCTGGTCGCGGCCGAGCCCGGCTTGGACGAAGGCATCGATGACGTCGTGCCAAGCGCCGAAGGGGACTCCCTGCCGGTGTCGCGCACGGCTGGAGAGCTCGTGCTCGGCGAAGTGCCAGGGAGCGAGCCCAAGGTTCCAATCGCCGCGCCCGCGCCGTTCGCACCCTCTCTGCCATCGACGTCGGAGACTCTCCCGCGCGAAGCGCCGAGCGTTGGTCCGCGCACGATCCCGGGCGTCGATCCGCCAGACCGCGCCGCGGCGCAGCGCGAATCGGGGCCCATGCGCATGGTGGTGCCCCCGGTGGAGGTGCCGATCTCCCGCTCGCCGGACACCCGGTCGGGACCGCCGGCGTCCTTGTCGAGCACCCAGATGGGGCTCGGCCCCGAGCCGGCGCCGAAGACGACCCTGCCGGATACGCCGGAAGCACGCGCTGCGGTGGCCATCGCGGCGAGCGCGCTGGCATCCTCTGGCCCTGCGACTACGATGCGCGAGACGCCGGAAGCGCGGGCCGCTTCTCCCATTGTGCCCGCGAAGGTGATTCCGTTTCCGGCGAAACGACAGGACGAGTGGGCGGCGCTCCCGGACGCGGAATCGGACGAAACTTCGGGGGAATCGGCTCAGGAGGATGACGTGGGCAAGAAACGCTCTGCCGCCAAGAAGAAGAATAGGAAATTGGACGCACCGGCCGAGACGGTGCGTGCGACGCCAGCGGCTCAAGCGCGCAGCAGTGCCACGTTGCCGAGCGCGGAGGCCGAAGCCAGCGCGGCCATCGCCAAAGCTACGACAGCCGAGAAAGGCGCACCGGCGGAGGCAGCCTCCAAGGCTACAGGTGACAAGGCCGCGAGCAACGACAAGGCCGCGAGCAGCGACAAGGCCGCGAGCAGCGACAAGGCCGCGAGCAACGACAAGGCCGCGAGCAGCGACAAGGCCGCGAGCAGCGACAAGGCCGCGAGCAGCGACAAGGCCGCGAGCAGCGACAACGCCGCGAGCAGCGACAAGGCCGCGAGCAGCGACAAGGCCGACGCAGCTGCGGGCAAGGCCGGCGGTCCGGCGAAGCCGGGCGGCAAGGGCAAAGGCGCGGAGGACTCCTGGCACGGTCACCTCACGTTCTTCGCCGAGGGCGACGCTGGACGCTACGAAGGCGGGCCCGCCCACGGGCCCCAGCAGGATCACGCGGAGATGGAGGTGGAAGCCCGCCCACGACTCTCGGTGACACCCGAGCAAGAGGCCCGGCGCGCCAAGTTCGTGCGCTACGTCGCGATGATCACCGGCGTCGGTCTGGCCGTCGCGGTGTTCGCCATCTACCGCAGCTCTCAGAACACCGAGCTGGAGCCGGCGCCCACCCCCAGCGCCGTCGGCGCGCCGCCTGCATCGACTCCCGCGCGTGTGCTCGAGCCGAAGCCGGAGCCACCGCCCGCGCCAACGCCGACCGCCGAGTTGACGGCAGAGCCGCCGGCTCCAACGGCTTCGGTCGAGCCTGAGCCCCAGCTCGCGCCACCGCCAGAGCCGCCAAAGCCCGAGGCTGTGAAGCCGGAGCCGCCCACGCCACCCGTTGCACCGCCCAAGCCGGTTGCGCCACCGAAGCCGGCAGCGCCACCGAAGCCCGTCGCGGTCGCGCCCAAACCTCCGCTGCCGACACCACCGACACCACCAACACCACCGCCGACGACCACCGGCAAGCCCCCAACCGCGTCGTTCCCTCCCAACTGA
- a CDS encoding polysaccharide deacetylase family protein encodes MHKLALLALSVAVGCAALPPAPAGPTARGPARARPSAQEPPLLPGTRTVSTEAPELTRREPPAEPVRPAAAAARQFTLPLAPRAETRAVVLLYHSFNRGNVPLSVRTRDFDAQLTWLEQHEVEIVTTTELLDFLDGRIALPARVALITIDDGFSSVYTQAWPVLARHKARFTLGLPTGMLESPKNAPVMNWAQVRELLDSGLCEIASHGHMHRRLAGMSGRLLKEELELSRQLIEERLGVTPVAYFYPLGAYDRSSAKAVQQAGYRAAFRATGAPIAASAGPMFWLPRVSIFHGESAGMLWNYYGARFLAQVSYDARRDPARGRD; translated from the coding sequence GTGCACAAACTCGCCCTGCTCGCGCTCTCGGTGGCCGTCGGCTGCGCTGCTCTGCCGCCTGCCCCGGCCGGCCCCACGGCACGCGGGCCTGCTCGGGCGCGTCCGTCTGCGCAGGAGCCGCCCCTGCTGCCCGGCACCCGCACGGTCTCGACGGAGGCCCCTGAGCTCACGCGCCGTGAGCCGCCAGCCGAGCCCGTGCGACCCGCGGCGGCGGCGGCGCGTCAGTTCACGCTTCCCCTGGCCCCGCGCGCCGAGACGCGCGCGGTCGTGTTGCTCTATCACTCCTTCAATCGGGGCAACGTTCCGCTCAGCGTCCGGACGCGCGACTTCGATGCCCAGCTCACCTGGCTCGAGCAGCACGAAGTCGAGATCGTCACTACGACTGAGCTCCTGGACTTCCTCGACGGCCGGATCGCGCTGCCCGCGCGGGTCGCGCTGATCACGATCGACGACGGGTTCTCGAGTGTCTACACGCAGGCGTGGCCGGTGCTCGCGAGGCACAAGGCTCGCTTCACGCTCGGACTCCCGACGGGCATGCTGGAGTCTCCGAAGAACGCCCCCGTCATGAACTGGGCGCAAGTGCGCGAGCTGCTCGATTCGGGGCTGTGCGAGATTGCCAGCCACGGTCACATGCACCGACGCCTGGCGGGCATGTCTGGTCGCTTGCTGAAGGAGGAGCTCGAGCTGAGTCGCCAGCTGATCGAGGAGCGGCTGGGTGTAACGCCGGTGGCCTACTTCTATCCGCTTGGCGCGTATGACCGGTCGAGTGCGAAGGCGGTCCAGCAAGCGGGTTATCGGGCCGCGTTCCGCGCTACGGGAGCGCCCATTGCCGCCAGCGCCGGCCCGATGTTCTGGCTGCCACGGGTCAGCATCTTCCACGGCGAGTCCGCGGGCATGCTCTGGAACTACTACGGAGCGCGTTTCCTGGCGCAGGTCAGCTACGACGCACGCCGTGATCCGGCGCGCGGGCGAGACTGA